Proteins co-encoded in one Pseudophryne corroboree isolate aPseCor3 chromosome 1, aPseCor3.hap2, whole genome shotgun sequence genomic window:
- the LOC134910357 gene encoding probable basic-leucine zipper transcription factor R encodes MPPEAQQESEQQETYTLHLQAIDVNQPTTPQESTPPPQISPHLQLRQTTTPQQPDPSFWVTWNQQQAQNIDCLCTHTQYLASLPHHLPRLYRNTSRLNVQICRVANSMEQMRADNSQLIVTFQRIMDEQHRHQQALIQLIQNNQITSETMSRIIDNNTTATTQLTATLANLSQNINLLAQHQQGSSSGTNTPTQTPISSPVRRSIRTRSTVQTKPTSATKEQPKK; translated from the coding sequence atgcccccagaagcccagcaggaatctgaacaacaggaaacatacaccctccatctgcaagcaatagacgttaaccaacctaccacgcctcaggaaagtaccccgccaccccAAATATCACCACACCTACAATTGAGACAAACAACCACCCCACAACAACCTGAcccatcattttgggtaacatggaaccaacaacaggcacagaatattgattgcctatgcacacacacccaatacctagccagtctgccccatcatctaccaagACTGtatagaaacacaagcaggctcaatgtccagatatgcagagtcgcaaacagtatggagcagatgagagcagataacagccaacttattgttacctttcagcgcataatggatgagcaacaccgccatcaacaagccctcattcagttaattcaaaatAATCAAATTACATCAGAAACCATGTCCAgaatcatagacaacaacacaacagccacaacacaacttaccgcaaccctggctaacctcagtcaaaatattaatttgttggcacaacaccaacaaggttccagctcagggaccaacacacctacccagaccccaatttcatcaccagttcgaagatcaatccgaacccgctccactgtccaaaccaaacccacgtcagccaccaaagaacagcctaagaaataa